A single Methylomonas sp. AM2-LC DNA region contains:
- the motA gene encoding flagellar motor stator protein MotA: protein MFVIIGYVVILGCVLGGFMMAGGHLGVLMQPVEVLIIVGSAFGAFLASNSLTTVKAAIAGGTGTLKGSSYTKEYYLQLLISFNALSQKARKEGLLSLEKVVDDPEGSSIFGEKIVHDHHLMEFISDKLRLILTGVDVHQLEDIMDAEIEVHHEVGHAPIKAVERVGDGMPAFGIVAAVMGVVHTMESVGIPPAELGKLIAAALVGTFLGILVSYGFIGPVAAVMSDRLEEEANAYKCAQKGLLNVAKGTSPPMTVEFMRTAIPHHTRPGFSELEEQLKAAKG from the coding sequence ATGTTTGTAATCATCGGTTATGTTGTCATCTTGGGTTGTGTGTTGGGTGGATTCATGATGGCGGGTGGGCATCTGGGTGTCTTGATGCAGCCAGTCGAAGTGTTGATTATTGTAGGTTCGGCTTTTGGAGCGTTTCTTGCCAGTAACTCATTAACCACTGTAAAGGCTGCTATAGCAGGTGGAACAGGCACGTTGAAAGGTAGTAGTTATACTAAGGAATATTATTTACAGTTGCTTATTAGTTTCAATGCACTTAGTCAGAAAGCACGTAAAGAAGGGCTATTGTCACTTGAAAAAGTGGTGGATGATCCAGAAGGTAGTTCTATTTTTGGAGAAAAGATTGTACACGATCATCATCTAATGGAATTTATCAGCGATAAATTACGGCTGATTTTGACGGGTGTTGATGTCCATCAGCTTGAAGACATTATGGATGCCGAAATTGAAGTTCACCACGAAGTAGGTCATGCACCTATTAAAGCTGTAGAACGTGTAGGTGATGGTATGCCTGCTTTTGGTATCGTCGCTGCGGTAATGGGGGTGGTTCATACTATGGAATCCGTTGGTATTCCGCCTGCTGAACTGGGTAAACTGATTGCAGCAGCTTTGGTTGGTACCTTTTTGGGGATTTTGGTTTCCTATGGGTTCATTGGTCCGGTCGCTGCAGTTATGTCAGATCGATTGGAAGAAGAAGCGAATGCCTATAAATGTGCGCAGAAAGGGTTACTCAATGTTGCAAAGGGAACCTCTCCGCCTATGACGGTAGAGTTTATGCGTACGGCTATTCCTCATCACACGCGCCCAGGATTTTCTGAGCTGGAAGAACAGTTGAAAGCGGCCAAAGGGTAA
- a CDS encoding MMPL family transporter, producing the protein MSTEKRIGILAYRWGNWLLYSPGLLLCGILILAFLAVQYTSTHLSINTDTAELIAPDAPFQINRRNFEKEFGQELHTLLLVLESSSPELTKAAAQRLARELRADSLHFTKVYRPDENPFFHRNGLLYLEKDKLEDFSITLAQAQPFIGRISQDPSLNGFFSIFEDALHAETKTQEVPIDLFSLIDKVSYSLHNTLNGETDLLSWQKLIAENNITKQQSDKAFLIISPKFDFSQILPVEPAINAIHQAIKKIQDPNLPEVKVWITGEVGLEHDEMAGMSQGTFTASVFSLVLVLVILLVAYRSWWLMVATLVTLAFGMIFCGLFASIAVKQLNLISVAFAVSNIGLGVEYAIHFCLRYRDNLDLHGRDKTKAIQAALLSTSPSLILCAVTTSIGLYAFIPTDYQGISELGLLAGTSLFICLFVTLTVLPVILKILPLPPIHDLHGEMPGASRFSNILATFTLHYAKLITFTTVVIAVIAVYFVFQVKTDFNPVNLRDPHTESVIAFKELMRDKDASPMTLTVLAKNEAEARATQKKLLQLKTVNKTISLFDFVPDQQEEKLMVIDEMALTSGLRSQMFPQLKVGSDPLPSIKRMIAAIDDSLPKKTNAVEIKSLLTFKHELQDVLIELDARLQPDRGVFIEKIQTSLLGTLPSVMNELLTSFNAEEIKPENIPQEIKERWLSSNGAYRIQIYPKYDLNDLGNLQAFITDVQSVSSDTTDLPVMYWESMKAVISSFQEAIIIALVAIAILLLFIRRSIVDTLLVMAPLVLAGLFTMASTVFTGTPINFANIIALPLLMGLGVDNGIHMVEKLHHSLAEDQNIYQSSTARGMFYGALTTISSFVGLAFSPHQGISSMGLVITIGIFWIMTCTFVVLPALSKLVLKPKLNNLLSSSE; encoded by the coding sequence ATGTCTACAGAGAAACGTATAGGTATTCTTGCTTACCGCTGGGGTAACTGGCTACTCTATTCCCCAGGTTTATTGCTTTGCGGTATTTTAATATTGGCTTTTTTAGCTGTGCAATACACAAGCACTCATTTAAGTATCAATACTGATACGGCTGAGCTGATAGCCCCTGATGCACCTTTTCAGATAAATAGACGAAATTTTGAAAAGGAATTTGGTCAAGAATTACATACCCTATTGTTGGTGTTGGAGTCTTCAAGTCCAGAATTGACTAAAGCAGCGGCGCAACGCTTAGCACGAGAATTACGTGCGGATTCCCTGCATTTTACTAAAGTATATCGACCTGACGAAAATCCGTTTTTTCACCGTAATGGCTTATTATATTTGGAAAAAGATAAATTAGAGGATTTTTCCATCACTTTAGCCCAGGCTCAGCCTTTTATTGGTCGTATTTCTCAGGATCCCAGTCTTAACGGTTTTTTTTCTATCTTTGAAGATGCTCTGCACGCAGAAACAAAAACACAGGAAGTACCTATTGATTTGTTTTCATTGATAGACAAAGTTAGTTATTCATTGCATAACACGCTGAATGGAGAAACTGATTTGTTGTCTTGGCAAAAACTGATTGCTGAAAATAACATCACTAAACAGCAGTCCGATAAGGCATTTTTGATTATTTCGCCAAAATTTGATTTTAGCCAAATTTTACCAGTAGAACCGGCAATCAATGCAATTCATCAAGCGATTAAGAAAATACAGGATCCCAATTTACCAGAAGTTAAAGTCTGGATTACCGGTGAAGTAGGTTTAGAACACGATGAAATGGCGGGTATGAGTCAGGGAACTTTCACTGCCAGTGTGTTCTCATTGGTACTGGTGTTAGTCATTCTATTAGTTGCTTATCGTTCCTGGTGGTTAATGGTAGCCACATTGGTTACACTGGCTTTCGGGATGATTTTCTGTGGCTTGTTTGCTTCCATTGCAGTTAAACAATTAAATCTGATTTCGGTAGCCTTTGCAGTGTCAAATATTGGTTTGGGCGTTGAGTATGCCATTCATTTTTGTTTACGTTATCGCGATAATCTGGATTTGCATGGTCGAGATAAAACTAAAGCGATACAGGCGGCACTTTTATCCACCAGTCCATCGCTTATTTTATGTGCGGTGACCACTTCAATAGGTTTGTACGCCTTTATTCCAACAGATTATCAAGGTATTTCTGAGCTTGGTTTATTGGCAGGTACCAGTTTGTTTATTTGCTTGTTTGTTACTTTAACTGTGTTGCCAGTGATACTGAAAATTTTGCCTTTGCCACCCATTCATGATCTGCATGGTGAAATGCCTGGTGCATCCCGGTTTTCCAATATATTAGCGACCTTTACCCTACACTACGCAAAACTCATTACTTTCACAACCGTTGTGATTGCTGTGATTGCTGTGTATTTTGTATTTCAGGTGAAAACGGATTTTAATCCAGTAAATTTGCGAGATCCTCATACTGAATCAGTGATCGCATTTAAAGAGCTGATGCGGGATAAGGATGCTTCTCCCATGACGTTGACAGTTTTGGCTAAAAATGAAGCGGAAGCACGCGCAACTCAGAAAAAGTTATTGCAGTTAAAGACGGTAAACAAAACAATCAGTTTGTTTGATTTTGTTCCTGATCAACAAGAAGAAAAGTTGATGGTAATTGATGAAATGGCACTGACTTCGGGTTTAAGGAGTCAAATGTTTCCGCAATTAAAAGTCGGTTCAGATCCCTTGCCAAGCATTAAACGTATGATTGCTGCTATTGATGACAGTTTACCCAAAAAAACCAATGCAGTAGAAATCAAATCTTTATTGACGTTTAAACATGAATTACAGGATGTTTTGATTGAGCTTGATGCACGTTTACAGCCTGATCGTGGCGTGTTTATTGAAAAAATTCAAACCTCTTTGTTAGGTACTTTGCCGTCCGTGATGAACGAATTGCTCACCAGTTTTAATGCCGAAGAAATCAAGCCCGAAAATATACCTCAAGAAATAAAAGAGCGTTGGTTAAGTAGCAACGGTGCATATCGTATTCAGATTTATCCTAAATATGATTTAAACGATTTAGGAAATTTACAAGCATTTATAACTGATGTGCAATCGGTTTCTTCTGATACGACTGATTTACCAGTGATGTATTGGGAATCCATGAAGGCGGTGATTAGTTCATTTCAAGAAGCCATTATTATTGCTTTGGTTGCAATTGCCATTTTATTGTTATTTATCCGACGTTCTATTGTGGATACATTATTGGTAATGGCTCCTCTGGTTTTGGCCGGATTGTTTACTATGGCTAGTACTGTATTTACAGGGACTCCTATCAATTTTGCTAATATTATTGCTTTGCCCCTATTAATGGGTTTAGGCGTTGATAATGGAATACATATGGTGGAAAAATTGCATCATTCTTTAGCAGAAGATCAAAATATTTACCAATCAAGTACTGCCAGAGGCATGTTTTATGGTGCTTTGACCACTATTTCTAGTTTTGTTGGGTTGGCTTTTTCTCCTCATCAGGGAATTTCAAGCATGGGATTAGTCATTACAATTGGCATTTTCTGGATAATGACGTGTACTTTTGTAGTTCTTCCTGCATTAAGCAAATTGGTTCTTAAGCCAAAACTGAATAATCTGCTATCTTCATCTGAATGA
- a CDS encoding calcium/sodium antiporter, with amino-acid sequence MALPLLMIVLGLILLVWSADLFVDGAAAIAQIYGMSPLLIGMVVIGFGTSAPELSVSALSALQGNPGIALGNAYGSNITNIALILGVVALINPIVVHSQVIKKELPVLLLVTFFVLGLLFDGELSRLDAGLHLLLFVAVMGWMIKQSFKGKNDSLEHEITEELNEHPMSRDQAIIYLLAGLAFLIMSSRLLVWGAVSVAHDLGVSDLIIGLTVVAIGTSLPELASSISAARKGEDELAIGNIIGSNLFNTLGVVGLAGLIQPMSIPAEILHRDWPLMAILTASLLVLGYHKSSGSGCINRVEGGILVAIYGGYTVYLINTIVSA; translated from the coding sequence ATGGCTTTGCCGCTATTAATGATAGTTCTTGGCTTGATCTTGCTGGTTTGGAGTGCAGATTTGTTTGTGGATGGTGCTGCAGCCATCGCACAAATTTATGGTATGTCACCGTTATTGATAGGCATGGTTGTAATAGGTTTTGGCACTTCTGCCCCTGAATTAAGTGTATCGGCATTGTCAGCCTTGCAAGGTAATCCAGGCATTGCTTTGGGTAATGCCTATGGTTCTAACATCACTAATATCGCCTTAATTTTGGGTGTGGTGGCTTTGATAAATCCTATTGTCGTTCACTCGCAAGTCATCAAAAAAGAATTACCGGTATTGTTGTTGGTGACTTTCTTTGTTCTCGGTTTGCTTTTTGATGGTGAATTATCACGTTTGGATGCCGGATTACATTTGTTGCTATTTGTTGCAGTAATGGGCTGGATGATAAAGCAAAGTTTTAAGGGCAAAAACGATAGCCTTGAGCATGAAATTACAGAAGAATTAAACGAACATCCTATGTCGCGAGATCAGGCCATTATTTACCTATTGGCAGGTTTGGCATTTTTGATTATGAGTTCTCGCCTGTTGGTTTGGGGGGCTGTATCCGTTGCTCATGATTTAGGTGTGAGTGATTTGATTATTGGTTTAACCGTAGTGGCTATTGGTACTTCTCTGCCAGAGTTAGCTTCGTCCATATCAGCAGCCAGAAAGGGTGAAGATGAACTGGCAATTGGTAATATTATTGGTTCTAACTTGTTTAATACTTTAGGCGTGGTTGGGCTGGCCGGATTGATTCAGCCAATGAGTATTCCTGCGGAAATTTTGCATAGAGATTGGCCATTAATGGCCATTTTAACGGCTTCTTTGTTAGTTTTAGGCTATCACAAATCATCAGGTAGTGGTTGTATTAATCGTGTGGAAGGTGGCATTTTAGTGGCTATATATGGTGGATACACGGTTTACCTGATCAATACGATAGTGAGTGCTTAA
- a CDS encoding undecaprenyl-diphosphate phosphatase, which translates to MDVVLFFKALILGIVEGLTEFLPVSSTGHLILAGDLLAFNDDKAKLFCIVIQVGAILAICWEYRLKITQVLLGVTHQRQAQKFVINLVIAFLPAAILGFLFSKYIKAVLFKPLPVALAFIIGALVIIWAEKREHTVRVQEVDDLSFLDAFKLGIAQAFALIPGTSRSGATIIGGLLFGLSRKAATEFSFFLAIPTLVAASAYDLYKHRDLVNFSDDAGLFAVGLVTAFLSALLAVKGLLRYISQHNFIIFAWYRIVFGLVVLATAYSGLVQWSVD; encoded by the coding sequence GTGGATGTTGTTTTATTTTTTAAAGCTTTAATTCTAGGTATTGTAGAAGGATTAACAGAGTTTTTACCTGTTTCCAGTACCGGTCATTTGATATTAGCGGGTGATTTACTGGCGTTTAATGACGACAAAGCTAAATTGTTTTGCATTGTCATTCAGGTGGGAGCTATTCTGGCAATTTGCTGGGAATATCGACTAAAAATCACCCAAGTTTTATTGGGGGTTACGCATCAGCGACAAGCGCAAAAATTTGTTATAAATTTGGTGATTGCTTTTTTGCCAGCAGCGATTTTAGGCTTTTTGTTTAGCAAATATATCAAGGCCGTATTATTTAAACCATTACCCGTGGCTTTGGCATTTATTATTGGAGCACTCGTCATTATTTGGGCAGAAAAACGAGAGCATACTGTTCGAGTGCAGGAAGTTGACGATTTAAGTTTTTTGGATGCTTTTAAATTAGGTATTGCGCAAGCCTTTGCTCTGATACCCGGTACTTCACGTTCTGGTGCGACTATTATTGGTGGTTTATTATTTGGTTTGTCACGAAAAGCTGCTACGGAGTTTTCATTTTTTTTGGCGATTCCTACTTTAGTGGCTGCAAGTGCTTACGATTTATACAAACACCGTGATTTGGTTAATTTTTCTGATGATGCGGGTTTATTTGCCGTTGGGTTGGTAACTGCCTTTCTTAGCGCCTTATTGGCAGTTAAAGGTTTATTGCGTTATATCAGTCAGCATAATTTTATAATTTTCGCTTGGTATCGTATTGTATTTGGCTTGGTAGTGCTCGCTACGGCCTATAGTGGATTAGTGCAATGGAGTGTGGATTAA
- a CDS encoding isocitrate dehydrogenase (NADP(+)), with translation MSKISVKNAIVELDGDEMTRIIWRFIKDKLILPYVDVQIEYYDLGIEQRDQTDDEVTIAAANAIKKHGVGIKCATITPDEDRVKEFGLKKMYKSPNGTIRNILDGTVFREPIVCANIPRLVPNWTQPICIGRHAFGDQYRATDFLTKGPGKLHISFTPDDGSAEQVYEVYHFEGDGVALAMYNTDESIAGFAHSCFNVALDRGWPLYLSTKNTILKKYDGRFKDIFAAIYQQDYQQKFENKGISYEHKLIDDMVASALKWNGAFVWACKNYDGDVQSDTVAQGFGSLGLMTSTLMTPDGKIMEAEAAHGTVTRHFRLHQQGKKTSTNPIASIFAWTRGLAFRGKLDDNAQLIRFCETLEKVCIDSVESEHMTKDLALCIYGDNVQESHYLTTEDFLEVLRANLEKVWH, from the coding sequence ATGAGCAAAATATCGGTCAAAAATGCTATTGTCGAATTAGATGGTGATGAAATGACCCGCATAATCTGGCGATTTATTAAGGATAAATTAATCCTGCCTTATGTGGATGTTCAAATCGAATATTATGATCTGGGTATTGAACAGCGTGATCAAACAGATGATGAAGTGACCATTGCTGCCGCAAATGCCATTAAAAAGCACGGTGTTGGCATTAAATGTGCCACGATAACGCCTGATGAAGATAGGGTTAAAGAATTTGGTTTGAAAAAAATGTATAAATCGCCAAACGGAACTATCAGAAATATTTTGGATGGAACCGTGTTTCGTGAACCTATAGTGTGTGCCAATATACCTCGCCTAGTACCTAATTGGACCCAACCTATCTGTATTGGCCGACACGCTTTTGGCGATCAATATCGGGCTACTGATTTTTTGACTAAAGGTCCCGGTAAATTACATATTAGCTTTACACCCGATGATGGAAGTGCTGAACAGGTTTATGAGGTTTATCACTTCGAGGGTGATGGAGTGGCCTTAGCTATGTATAACACTGACGAATCTATAGCGGGTTTTGCACATAGTTGCTTTAATGTGGCCTTAGATAGAGGTTGGCCGCTGTATCTTTCTACCAAAAATACCATACTTAAAAAATACGATGGTCGTTTTAAAGATATTTTTGCTGCTATTTATCAGCAAGACTATCAACAGAAGTTTGAAAACAAAGGTATCAGCTACGAACATAAACTCATTGACGATATGGTGGCTTCTGCACTTAAGTGGAATGGCGCATTTGTGTGGGCATGCAAAAATTACGATGGTGATGTTCAGTCGGATACAGTCGCTCAAGGTTTCGGCTCTTTAGGCTTAATGACTTCTACCTTGATGACTCCCGATGGCAAAATCATGGAAGCTGAAGCTGCACATGGTACGGTTACTCGACATTTTCGCTTACATCAACAAGGTAAAAAAACCTCAACCAATCCAATTGCTTCAATTTTTGCCTGGACACGCGGCTTAGCGTTTCGCGGTAAATTGGATGACAATGCTCAGTTAATCCGTTTTTGTGAAACACTGGAAAAAGTTTGTATTGATAGTGTGGAAAGCGAGCATATGACCAAAGATTTAGCGCTTTGTATTTATGGTGATAACGTTCAAGAGAGTCATTACTTAACGACAGAAGATTTCTTGGAAGTATTACGTGCGAATCTTGAAAAAGTCTGGCATTAA
- a CDS encoding MarR family winged helix-turn-helix transcriptional regulator — protein MQELDTFKLIERISSLLRSEERKKYAAIGLQPIHGQVLEYLAKCNKYSNTHAAVAEYLGLTKGTVSQTIQILERKHYLEKETDSLDGRVVHIKLTEAGIRLIDELKPLDMFKQAETKISRQEFDTIGQALQTTLGVLQKVNHSKSFGLCRSCQYFSVEEHHYLCGLTQQALDRSDTEKICREHTPTPNSFIDQEY, from the coding sequence ATGCAGGAACTTGATACTTTCAAGCTGATCGAGCGCATCAGTTCATTATTACGTTCAGAGGAACGAAAAAAATACGCAGCTATTGGCTTACAGCCAATTCATGGCCAAGTACTTGAATACCTTGCAAAATGTAATAAATACAGCAACACTCATGCAGCAGTTGCTGAATATCTTGGATTAACTAAGGGTACCGTTTCTCAAACCATTCAAATTCTGGAACGTAAACACTATCTTGAAAAGGAAACAGATAGCCTGGATGGTCGCGTAGTTCATATCAAACTGACTGAAGCAGGAATACGACTTATTGATGAACTAAAGCCTCTGGATATGTTCAAACAGGCTGAAACCAAGATCAGTCGACAGGAGTTTGATACTATTGGACAGGCCTTGCAAACCACTCTGGGCGTACTGCAAAAAGTGAATCATTCCAAGAGCTTTGGTTTGTGTCGTTCCTGCCAATATTTTTCTGTAGAGGAACATCATTACTTGTGCGGTTTAACCCAGCAGGCCTTGGATCGCAGTGATACCGAAAAGATCTGCCGCGAACATACACCGACCCCAAATTCATTTATAGACCAAGAGTACTAA
- a CDS encoding accessory factor UbiK family protein → MFDPKSLDNIAEQISKAIPPGFTHFKDDVEKNLHALLQSTLSKLDLVSREEFEVQKAVLAKTRSRLEALEKQLADLEQRVLSD, encoded by the coding sequence ATGTTTGATCCTAAATCCCTAGATAATATAGCCGAACAAATATCCAAAGCCATCCCACCTGGCTTCACTCACTTTAAAGATGATGTGGAAAAAAATCTGCACGCTCTACTTCAAAGCACACTGTCCAAACTTGACCTGGTCAGTCGTGAAGAATTTGAAGTGCAAAAAGCCGTATTGGCTAAAACCCGTAGTCGACTGGAAGCGCTTGAAAAGCAGCTTGCCGATCTGGAACAGCGCGTACTAAGCGATTAA
- a CDS encoding YifB family Mg chelatase-like AAA ATPase, whose amino-acid sequence MSLAVVYSRGRSGIAAPLVTVEVQVSSGLPALNIVGLPETAVKESRDRVRGAIINSRFEFPIGRVTINLAPADLPKEGGRFDLAIALGILAASQQIPKNRLDEYECIGELSLGGELRMIPGALPVAIQTRNANRQLILPIGNADEAALIKDAQLLPANSLLEVCAHICGQQLIELQVSQPELIEDICEIDFADVHGQYHVKRAMEIAAAGAHNLLMLGPPGTGKSMLAARLPTILPELSEQQAQETAAIASISDKGLDLSRWRLPPFRAPHHTASAAAMVGGGSNPKPGEISLSHNGTLFLDELPEFDRKVLEVLREPLETGHITISRANRQADFPANFQLIAAMNPCPCGYLGDASGRCHCSSEQVARYRARVSGPLLDRVDMHLDVPRVALNMLRKGSAEGEERSSTIRQRVIAARQKAFNRQGKTNSALNAADIKVFCDLPEAGHQLLEQALEKFGLSHRAYHRILKLARTIADLANAETISITHLSEAISYRKLDRTR is encoded by the coding sequence ATGTCTTTGGCAGTGGTGTACAGTCGCGGACGATCCGGTATAGCCGCTCCGCTAGTAACTGTGGAAGTGCAGGTCAGTAGTGGTTTGCCTGCGCTTAATATTGTTGGCTTACCTGAAACCGCCGTTAAAGAAAGCAGGGACCGAGTTCGGGGTGCTATCATCAACTCTCGTTTCGAGTTCCCTATTGGCAGGGTTACCATCAATCTTGCTCCTGCCGATCTACCCAAAGAAGGCGGGCGCTTTGATCTGGCCATTGCCTTAGGCATACTGGCCGCCTCTCAACAAATTCCCAAAAATCGCTTAGACGAATACGAATGTATTGGTGAATTATCTTTGGGGGGTGAATTACGCATGATACCAGGTGCATTACCAGTAGCCATCCAAACCCGCAATGCCAACCGGCAATTAATTTTACCCATAGGCAATGCCGATGAAGCCGCCTTAATCAAAGACGCTCAATTATTACCCGCTAACAGCTTGTTAGAAGTATGTGCGCATATTTGCGGCCAACAACTCATTGAGTTGCAAGTATCCCAACCAGAATTAATTGAAGATATTTGTGAAATCGATTTTGCCGATGTACACGGCCAATACCACGTTAAACGTGCAATGGAAATCGCAGCAGCCGGTGCTCATAACTTACTGATGCTTGGCCCACCAGGAACGGGAAAATCCATGCTGGCAGCACGTTTACCGACTATTTTGCCAGAACTTAGCGAACAACAAGCGCAGGAAACTGCGGCGATTGCCTCCATTAGCGACAAGGGACTGGATCTGTCACGCTGGCGCTTACCGCCATTCAGAGCACCGCACCATACCGCTTCAGCCGCTGCTATGGTTGGTGGCGGCAGCAATCCTAAACCCGGAGAAATTTCCTTATCGCACAATGGCACTTTATTTTTGGACGAACTACCTGAGTTTGACCGCAAAGTGCTGGAGGTATTGCGAGAACCTCTAGAAACCGGACACATTACTATTTCCCGCGCCAATCGTCAGGCCGACTTTCCGGCCAACTTTCAATTAATTGCAGCTATGAATCCCTGCCCGTGTGGCTATTTGGGCGATGCATCTGGTCGATGCCACTGCTCATCCGAACAGGTCGCCCGCTATCGCGCCCGGGTATCTGGCCCACTACTCGATCGGGTGGATATGCATCTGGACGTGCCGCGAGTGGCATTGAACATGTTACGCAAAGGCTCGGCAGAAGGCGAAGAACGCAGTTCTACAATACGGCAACGAGTAATTGCTGCTCGGCAAAAAGCATTTAACCGCCAAGGTAAAACCAATTCCGCATTAAATGCAGCCGATATTAAAGTATTTTGCGATTTACCAGAAGCTGGCCATCAATTACTGGAACAGGCTTTGGAAAAGTTTGGTTTATCACATCGCGCTTATCACCGCATTTTAAAACTGGCACGCACCATTGCAGATCTAGCTAACGCCGAAACTATATCCATTACACATTTAAGTGAAGCCATTAGTTATCGAAAATTGGATAGGACACGCTAA
- a CDS encoding nitroreductase family protein, with translation MQHKLATTQVQIDKLIASRWSPRAFAADQPISNTDLIALLEAARWSPSCFNDQPWRFIVCNKHTHASAWEKAFSVIVEKNQLWAKNAPLLLLSVAMNNFSHNDKPNRWASYDTGAASLSLCLQANALGLVSHQMGGFDAEQAKQVFNLPDNATPMAMIAVGYQADVNQLANDFQSAEAADRSRNALTKQFFAGAWDEELLLK, from the coding sequence ATGCAACATAAACTAGCTACCACCCAAGTGCAAATTGATAAGCTTATTGCAAGCCGTTGGAGCCCGCGCGCCTTTGCAGCCGACCAGCCTATTAGCAATACAGATCTGATTGCCTTATTAGAAGCCGCTCGCTGGTCACCTTCCTGTTTTAATGATCAACCTTGGCGTTTCATTGTCTGCAATAAACACACGCATGCCTCCGCTTGGGAAAAAGCGTTTAGCGTAATAGTCGAAAAGAATCAGTTATGGGCTAAAAATGCCCCGCTTTTGCTATTGAGTGTCGCCATGAATAATTTTTCACATAACGACAAGCCAAACCGTTGGGCCAGCTATGATACTGGTGCAGCATCACTAAGTTTATGTTTACAGGCAAATGCGCTGGGTTTAGTTTCACACCAGATGGGTGGTTTTGATGCAGAACAAGCCAAACAGGTTTTCAATTTACCTGACAATGCCACTCCTATGGCCATGATAGCCGTGGGATATCAGGCTGACGTAAACCAATTAGCTAACGATTTTCAAAGCGCAGAAGCAGCAGATCGCAGTAGAAACGCTTTAACTAAACAATTTTTTGCCGGAGCATGGGACGAAGAATTACTGCTGAAATGA
- a CDS encoding glutathione S-transferase: MGRRITAEMTQRFSSDSTHPILYSFRRCPYAMRARLAIWVSGLCVVLREVELRQKPLALLDISAKATVPVLQLKTGQVLDESLDIMFWALQQNDPEHWLAPASLKEAQYLIDWNDTEFKGALDRYKYADRYPDYPANYYRQQAELFLAELEQRLTHQDFLCAAHFSLADAAILPFIRQLAAVDDEWFKHCRYNAVKQWLFAFTNSANFMAIMNKYQAWQVDDPITLFYKTA; encoded by the coding sequence ATGGGACGAAGAATTACTGCTGAAATGACGCAACGATTTAGCTCAGACTCCACCCACCCAATACTGTACAGTTTTCGTCGCTGCCCTTATGCCATGCGTGCGCGTCTGGCTATCTGGGTTTCTGGGCTTTGCGTGGTGTTAAGGGAAGTTGAATTACGCCAAAAACCTTTAGCTTTATTGGATATTTCTGCCAAAGCAACTGTGCCAGTACTGCAACTGAAAACAGGCCAAGTACTTGATGAAAGCCTGGATATTATGTTTTGGGCTTTACAACAAAACGACCCTGAACACTGGCTTGCGCCAGCTAGCCTAAAAGAGGCTCAGTACCTGATAGACTGGAACGATACTGAATTTAAAGGTGCTCTGGATCGCTATAAATACGCTGATCGCTACCCTGACTACCCTGCTAACTATTATCGCCAACAAGCTGAATTGTTTTTAGCTGAACTTGAACAACGCTTAACTCATCAAGACTTTTTATGTGCTGCGCATTTCAGTTTGGCAGACGCAGCAATATTACCCTTTATTCGGCAGTTAGCAGCTGTAGATGACGAATGGTTTAAACACTGTCGCTATAACGCTGTGAAACAGTGGCTATTCGCATTTACAAACTCCGCAAACTTTATGGCTATCATGAACAAATATCAAGCTTGGCAAGTTGATGACCCAATAACCCTATTCTATAAAACAGCCTAA